The region TATCCTTGTTCCGGAGGGAAAAGCGGATGGCGCGCAAGCCGAGGCAGGGGTTGGCTTCAGGGGCGCCGGGATAGTAGGTCAACAACTTGTCACCCCCGACATCCAGGGTGCGCAGGATGACCTCCTGTTCGGGCATGGATTCAATAATGCGGCGGTAAACCCGGTATTGTTCTTCCTCGGTGGGGACGTCATTCCGTACGATAAAGGGGAATTCGCTTCGATAGAGGCCGATCCCCTCCGCCTTCATGCGCTGGGCGGCCGGCAGTTCACTGAGCAGATTGATGTTGGCCATCAAGCGGATGCGGCGGCCGTCGCGGGTCGAGGTCGTGGGTTGCGTGGGCAATTCCGTAGCCGTATCCTTGCGGCTTTCCAGGATCGAATGATAGTGCTCGAGGACATCGGGTGACGGGTTGATCATGAGATTACCCTGATCGGCATCGAGGATAATCATGGTTTTGGCGCCCCGTTCCGACTCTGCCAGCGGTGGTTCCTTGAGGATCACCATGGGGATGCGGAGGGTTCGGGCCAACACCGAGACGTGAGCGGTGACGCCCCCCCCGATCAGGATGATGCCTTCCGCGCGCTGGGCGGACAGCTTGAGCAGGTCGGAGGGCAATAGGTTTTCCGCCAACACAATCTGGCCGCGATAATCCACGGGTGCGGCCGTGCGCAACCGCAGATTGGACATCAACCGGAGGCTGACGTCCCTGACGTCATGCACCTTTTCCTGAAGGGAAAGACTGGTGCTGTTGGCGAATAGTTTGAGATAGGTGTCAACCACTTCACGGATGGCTTGTTCGGGCGGGGTCCCCTGGCGGATGTTCTTGAGCATGACCCCGGAAAATTCGTCATCCTTCAGGATCAGGATGTGCGCATCAAAGATGAGCGAAGCGATATCGGCCATACGCTCACTGAGCTGGCGCTGCAGTTGGGCCAGCTGTTCTTCTGTCTGCCGGATCGCCCGGAGGAAATCCGCTTCGGTCAGGGGGACCGCCGGTTCGCTCAATGCCGGTTCCCATTCATAATCGGTGCCGGACAAGCGCAGGGCATGTCCGATGGCAATCCCTTCGCAGGCGGACGCACCATGGACAAAGCGCTGGGTGCCGGGTTTAATGCCGGTCGTTTCCTGGCTGGGCTTAGTACCTCGTTTCTGCTCATGCAAGCTCATGAGCATTTTGGCATTTTCGATCGTGCTGGCCAGCTGGGCGGCAATCGCCCGGAAGGCTTTCACATCGTTGTCGGTGAAATAATTCGGCTGGGGATCCTGGACGACGAGGACGCCGACTTTCCGGTTGCCGTGAAGAATCGGGACCGCCAGAAAGGCCTGGTATTGTTCCTCATGGAGATTGGGGATGAACTTGAAGGCGGGATTCTGGCTGACCCGTCCCTCCCGGATGGCTCGCAATTCCTGCATGGCCAGGCCGGTGATGCCTTCACCCAACTTGAATCGAAGCTTGCCAATAAAGTCCGGGTTGAGCCCCTGGTTGGCGGTCAGGATCAGTT is a window of bacterium DNA encoding:
- the ptsP gene encoding phosphoenolpyruvate--protein phosphotransferase, with translation MAQKDTVELICNVGELTSLFESQAGLTGFLQKVVSLVAYHMKAAACSVYLYDEDSRELILTANQGLNPDFIGKLRFKLGEGITGLAMQELRAIREGRVSQNPAFKFIPNLHEEQYQAFLAVPILHGNRKVGVLVVQDPQPNYFTDNDVKAFRAIAAQLASTIENAKMLMSLHEQKRGTKPSQETTGIKPGTQRFVHGASACEGIAIGHALRLSGTDYEWEPALSEPAVPLTEADFLRAIRQTEEQLAQLQRQLSERMADIASLIFDAHILILKDDEFSGVMLKNIRQGTPPEQAIREVVDTYLKLFANSTSLSLQEKVHDVRDVSLRLMSNLRLRTAAPVDYRGQIVLAENLLPSDLLKLSAQRAEGIILIGGGVTAHVSVLARTLRIPMVILKEPPLAESERGAKTMIILDADQGNLMINPSPDVLEHYHSILESRKDTATELPTQPTTSTRDGRRIRLMANINLLSELPAAQRMKAEGIGLYRSEFPFIVRNDVPTEEEQYRVYRRIIESMPEQEVILRTLDVGGDKLLTYYPGAPEANPCLGLRAIRFSLRNKDMFMQQLRAMLHAGADRPLNIMFPLIASLDDFRTARAITEECIQLLKSENTPCNDHPRLGVMIEVPSAVELAGDLARESDFLCIGSNDLIQYTLAVDRTNERIADLYVSHHPAVLRSIMRVINGARAHGKPVSLCGDMATDQNVLPVLIGLGLRTFSMDPRRIPAMQAFISKLCFTDACLLADEVMEMGSLKAVEDRLGLTKVTQKPPPPGDPPTPVPTA